The Leptospira sp. WS39.C2 genome contains a region encoding:
- a CDS encoding GTP 3',8-cyclase MoaA, with the protein MTLDTRKFEVLRISILSLCNFACVYCAPKEKENLTTHKNPSQFLSPERLKTNLKKLIPHINIKEVHLTGGEPTLHKELIQLIQIVNQHGIKDIALTSNGNFEFGLIPKMKAAGLTRMNFSLDSLSQIEFERISDRKTSISKVLEHILEAKQLGLLVKINSTILRGMNDMEIIDLLQWSGERNIPIRFLEFMKMGPLHKEHPTFFYSANEIRNQIDTKYKFQSYPTASDSTADYYITEEGYIFGLIANHTEPFCDGCNRLRMDSQGKIYGCLSDETSFDLPDNSSQIKKTLEQAMLTKKREFTGSELSMKYIGG; encoded by the coding sequence ATGACACTGGATACTAGAAAATTTGAGGTTTTAAGAATTAGTATCCTATCATTGTGCAATTTTGCATGTGTATATTGTGCTCCTAAAGAAAAAGAGAATCTCACAACTCATAAAAATCCAAGCCAGTTTTTGAGCCCTGAACGACTGAAAACAAATTTAAAAAAACTCATACCTCATATCAATATCAAAGAAGTCCACTTAACTGGTGGTGAACCAACATTACATAAAGAATTGATCCAATTGATTCAAATTGTAAATCAACATGGAATCAAAGATATAGCGTTAACCTCAAATGGAAATTTTGAATTTGGTCTCATACCTAAAATGAAAGCAGCTGGACTCACGCGAATGAATTTTTCTTTAGACAGCTTGTCTCAAATAGAATTTGAAAGGATCAGTGACCGCAAAACATCGATTTCGAAAGTTTTGGAACATATTTTGGAAGCAAAACAATTGGGTTTACTGGTTAAGATCAACTCAACGATATTACGTGGCATGAATGATATGGAAATCATAGATTTATTACAATGGTCTGGAGAACGTAACATTCCCATTCGATTTTTAGAATTTATGAAAATGGGACCATTACACAAAGAACACCCGACATTCTTTTATTCAGCAAATGAAATTAGAAATCAAATTGATACAAAATACAAATTCCAATCCTACCCCACTGCTTCCGATTCCACAGCCGATTATTACATTACCGAAGAAGGTTATATTTTTGGTTTAATTGCCAACCATACAGAACCATTTTGTGATGGTTGTAACCGGTTAAGAATGGATAGCCAAGGTAAGATTTACGGATGTTTAAGCGATGAAACTTCTTTTGATTTGCCAGATAATTCTTCTCAGATCAAAAAAACATTAGAACAAGCTATGTTGACAAAAAAGAGAGAATTCACAGGTTCTGAATTATCTATGAAGTACATTGGAGGTTAA
- a CDS encoding MoaD/ThiS family protein yields the protein MKVEILYFAALKDFFPPKEMVEIDPNVSVSQLKSFLCNQNPNASKIINVSRVSINQNISKENEIIPENAIIAILPPSSGG from the coding sequence ATGAAAGTTGAAATCTTATACTTTGCAGCTCTGAAGGATTTTTTTCCTCCGAAAGAAATGGTTGAAATTGATCCGAATGTTTCTGTATCACAATTAAAATCTTTTTTATGCAATCAAAATCCCAATGCATCAAAAATAATCAATGTAAGTCGGGTATCCATTAATCAAAATATTTCTAAGGAAAATGAAATCATTCCCGAAAATGCTATAATTGCGATTTTACCGCCCTCTAGTGGTGGATAG
- a CDS encoding molybdenum cofactor biosynthesis protein MoaE, with translation MKHITNLHIDIQKILPSIPKMGGFVMFTGIVRDTNEGKTVTHLEYEAYSELADKMISTIIEETKEKWELQYVNCVHRLGNLNVGDIAVIVTTGSMHRDEAYKANRYIIDRVKHDVPIWKKEYYIDGSSEWSKGCVHETEQS, from the coding sequence ATGAAACACATAACAAATCTTCATATTGATATTCAGAAAATTTTGCCTTCCATACCAAAAATGGGAGGATTTGTTATGTTTACAGGCATAGTGAGAGATACAAATGAAGGGAAAACTGTAACCCATTTAGAATATGAAGCATATTCAGAATTAGCAGACAAAATGATTTCTACAATCATTGAAGAAACAAAAGAAAAATGGGAACTTCAATATGTCAATTGTGTTCACCGCTTAGGAAATCTGAATGTAGGAGATATTGCCGTGATTGTTACTACAGGTTCAATGCATAGAGACGAAGCTTATAAAGCAAATCGATATATCATTGACCGAGTAAAACATGATGTTCCTATTTGGAAAAAAGAATACTATATTGATGGTAGCTCAGAATGGTCGAAAGGTTGTGTTCATGAGACTGAACAATCATGA
- a CDS encoding molybdenum cofactor guanylyltransferase translates to MRLNNHDLIFVILVGGKSSRMGEDKAFLPIGKKSNFVMILIKKIYFFTNKIFISLKQNQSILYDNWFPKDSIIFDQDNNLKGPLCGLLSTYQFLKNKNINYKAIFVLAVDTPYIRLKSIFRLIETFQKNPKSEGVFYVSKNGVEPLCAIYNRFTLESWSDENKHNQMFDFSLQKRINNIKENSIFLELPKNEERFMQNINTKEDLKLFQK, encoded by the coding sequence ATGAGACTGAACAATCATGACCTAATATTCGTTATCCTAGTCGGTGGAAAAAGTTCACGAATGGGTGAAGACAAAGCATTTTTACCTATTGGAAAAAAATCAAACTTTGTAATGATTCTGATCAAAAAGATTTATTTTTTCACAAATAAAATTTTTATATCATTAAAACAAAACCAAAGCATCTTATACGACAATTGGTTTCCCAAAGATTCCATAATATTTGATCAAGATAATAATCTCAAGGGACCCTTGTGTGGATTACTCTCAACGTATCAATTTTTAAAAAACAAAAACATAAATTATAAGGCGATCTTTGTTCTAGCCGTTGACACTCCCTACATCAGACTCAAATCGATTTTTAGACTAATTGAAACATTTCAAAAAAATCCAAAAAGTGAAGGTGTATTTTATGTTTCAAAAAACGGAGTTGAACCTTTATGCGCAATCTACAATCGGTTTACTTTAGAATCTTGGAGTGATGAAAACAAACACAATCAAATGTTCGATTTTTCGTTACAAAAAAGAATCAATAACATAAAAGAAAATTCAATTTTTCTCGAATTACCGAAAAACGAGGAGAGATTTATGCAAAATATCAATACCAAAGAAGATCTTAAATTATTTCAAAAATGA
- a CDS encoding HAD family hydrolase — MKLIERKKYWIFDMDGTLTIAQHDFLAIKQELGIPSNIDILTSLSSLPDHEKNQKHWELNQIELKIAKNANASIGCFNFLQKLSSDEKTLGILTRNSFSNSIETLKAAGISDFFSDQNIICREKAIPKPHPEGILYLMEKWNASPEETIMIGDYIFDLEAGKSANVETIYIDPTGAFPFIHQATYAVTKLEEILSL, encoded by the coding sequence ATGAAGCTCATCGAACGAAAAAAATATTGGATTTTTGATATGGATGGTACTTTAACCATTGCTCAACATGACTTTTTGGCTATTAAACAAGAGTTAGGTATACCGTCTAATATCGATATATTGACTTCCCTTTCTTCGTTACCAGATCACGAAAAAAATCAAAAACATTGGGAACTGAACCAAATCGAATTAAAAATTGCCAAGAATGCGAATGCGTCGATTGGATGTTTTAATTTCCTGCAAAAACTTTCTTCCGATGAAAAAACATTAGGAATCTTAACGCGGAATAGTTTTTCTAACTCGATTGAAACATTAAAAGCAGCTGGTATCTCAGATTTTTTTTCAGATCAAAACATCATTTGTCGTGAAAAGGCGATACCCAAACCTCATCCAGAGGGTATTCTATATTTGATGGAAAAATGGAATGCTTCTCCCGAGGAAACAATTATGATCGGAGATTATATATTTGATTTGGAAGCGGGAAAAAGTGCAAATGTTGAAACCATTTATATAGATCCTACAGGAGCTTTCCCTTTTATACACCAGGCTACATACGCAGTTACAAAATTAGAAGAAATCCTATCTCTATAA
- a CDS encoding sensor histidine kinase encodes MNLVVLFNVLSLVLYLLAAVYILNVTIKKKSFRGEGTFLVLLALIPCYVSISNIFEHGFNNDYLDDYEGFFKDLYAMFILIFLYVCSIKKEQKTRLEHEYQIKSDLKLKSKLLTEIHHRVNNNLQIISGLMSLQIESENDEKLTSSLNLIQNRIKAIASVHKLIYGSPNLLFVNLNQIFNSILSNLKITYLKDHTNIELRELIEDGLELDLDRAIPIGLILNELVSNGFQHAFKNDNEGFIEVSLGKLGDYFVLIVRDNGVGMQNDLEAKGIGLMLVRNLVKQLRGTLIIGSQNGVSFEIRFPIINGNPLNI; translated from the coding sequence ATGAATTTAGTCGTATTATTCAATGTATTGTCCCTTGTTTTATATCTCTTAGCTGCCGTTTACATACTCAATGTAACTATTAAAAAAAAATCTTTTCGCGGAGAAGGAACATTTTTAGTTTTATTGGCATTAATCCCATGTTATGTGAGTATTTCAAATATCTTTGAACATGGTTTTAATAATGACTATTTAGATGATTATGAAGGTTTTTTTAAGGATCTTTATGCGATGTTCATCCTAATTTTTTTGTATGTATGCTCAATCAAAAAGGAACAAAAAACTAGGTTAGAACATGAATACCAAATTAAATCTGATTTAAAATTAAAATCAAAATTATTAACGGAAATTCATCACAGAGTAAACAATAATTTACAAATCATTTCTGGACTCATGTCTTTACAAATTGAATCAGAAAATGATGAAAAACTAACATCATCTTTAAATTTGATCCAGAATAGAATTAAAGCAATCGCATCGGTTCATAAATTGATTTATGGATCTCCCAATCTACTTTTTGTGAATTTAAATCAAATATTTAATTCAATTCTAAGCAATTTGAAAATTACGTATTTAAAAGATCATACCAATATTGAATTACGTGAACTCATTGAAGATGGATTGGAATTGGATTTGGACCGAGCAATTCCAATTGGTTTGATTTTGAATGAACTAGTTTCCAATGGATTCCAACATGCATTTAAAAATGACAATGAAGGATTTATCGAAGTTAGTTTAGGGAAACTGGGAGATTACTTTGTTTTGATCGTAAGAGATAATGGAGTTGGGATGCAAAATGATTTGGAAGCGAAAGGTATAGGATTAATGTTAGTTCGAAATTTGGTAAAACAATTGAGAGGAACATTGATCATTGGTAGCCAAAATGGAGTTAGCTTCGAAATAAGATTTCCCATTATAAATGGGAATCCACTTAATATATAA
- a CDS encoding DUF2817 domain-containing protein: MLRGIKRLNRYENRILKIAKLGGKLVRLKQFGFSSKTDEGFRFPIYVMEIGKPKAIKKNVSGLIAGVHGLETIGIRVLLDFLDDLFARKNSTLYEEIKNGELGIVCIPILNPGGVALKRRSNPKGVDLMRNSGVEAEKAPFFFGGHKYSNFFPYYRGKVLQMESRILDRFFSEYFLQAENQMIPVVDIHSGFGTVDHVWWPYASTHNPCADESLFQKIGSHFTNGLNHYLYRFGPQSETYTTHGDLWDRLYDKFQLISNESKIPKSSRFLPLTLEIGTWSDISLDPWKIFRKRGIFNPARESKQKSIISHRRFLSDVIRLAKLNPSDIA, encoded by the coding sequence ATGTTACGCGGAATAAAAAGATTAAATCGTTACGAAAATAGGATTCTAAAGATTGCGAAGTTAGGCGGTAAACTTGTCCGATTAAAACAATTTGGTTTTTCATCAAAAACCGATGAGGGATTCAGGTTCCCAATATATGTAATGGAAATAGGTAAACCAAAAGCGATAAAAAAAAATGTATCAGGATTGATTGCTGGTGTTCATGGATTAGAAACGATCGGAATTCGAGTTTTACTGGACTTTTTAGATGATCTTTTTGCACGTAAAAATTCTACTTTATATGAAGAAATTAAAAATGGTGAACTTGGCATCGTTTGTATTCCCATTCTTAATCCTGGAGGAGTTGCTTTAAAAAGGCGATCCAATCCTAAAGGCGTTGATCTTATGCGTAACTCTGGTGTGGAAGCGGAAAAAGCACCTTTCTTTTTTGGTGGTCATAAATATTCAAATTTTTTTCCGTATTACCGTGGTAAGGTTTTGCAAATGGAATCTAGGATACTCGATCGTTTTTTTTCAGAATATTTTTTGCAAGCTGAAAACCAAATGATTCCAGTTGTGGACATTCATTCAGGATTTGGAACTGTCGATCATGTGTGGTGGCCTTATGCAAGTACACATAACCCATGTGCTGATGAATCCTTGTTTCAAAAAATAGGATCTCATTTTACGAATGGTTTGAATCATTATTTGTATCGATTTGGACCACAAAGTGAAACTTACACCACTCATGGTGATCTTTGGGACCGATTGTATGACAAATTCCAGCTGATTTCAAATGAATCAAAAATACCTAAATCAAGTCGTTTTCTCCCCCTAACATTGGAAATTGGAACATGGTCAGACATTAGTTTAGATCCATGGAAAATATTTCGAAAAAGGGGGATCTTTAATCCAGCTCGTGAATCCAAACAAAAGTCCATCATAAGCCATCGAAGATTTTTATCTGATGTTATACGACTCGCCAAATTAAATCCTTCGGACATTGCCTAA
- a CDS encoding alpha/beta hydrolase, with protein sequence MKTKISRTKKPKLQNNHKEENLNSSGTNLHLKIWHGKKIPIICLHGLSGNLHSMESFAKLLNQKGHKVITYDLRGRGDSDKPINGYGFQNHVSDLNNIILHYNLKEVILLGHSFGCMIALRYVLLFPKQVKRMILLDGGGLLSIKKRIQILKVLKQSFDRLDVLFNTKNEYIEMVKNSPLIPKWTKTIESYFTKELRKTEIGYVCHMPKYVMEEELKEMGGAITLKNVFYQLILHPIKVGKKMIQNKRFDFENINVPTFIARAMNQNLFPNDDLLPKESFAEMLSRIPNAKGVELNTNHYGILFDELKERDESILKFINEK encoded by the coding sequence ATGAAAACCAAAATTTCACGAACCAAAAAACCAAAATTACAAAATAATCATAAAGAAGAAAATTTAAATTCTTCTGGTACAAATCTACATCTAAAAATATGGCATGGTAAAAAAATTCCTATTATCTGTTTACACGGTTTATCAGGTAACTTACATTCAATGGAATCCTTTGCCAAATTATTGAATCAAAAAGGTCATAAAGTAATTACTTACGATTTGAGAGGTAGAGGGGATTCAGATAAACCAATTAATGGTTATGGATTTCAGAATCATGTATCAGATCTAAACAATATAATCTTACACTATAATCTAAAGGAAGTGATTTTGCTAGGGCATTCATTTGGTTGTATGATTGCTCTTCGTTATGTACTTTTATTTCCAAAACAAGTAAAACGTATGATACTTTTGGATGGAGGAGGATTATTATCGATTAAAAAAAGGATTCAAATTCTCAAAGTATTAAAACAATCTTTTGATCGTTTAGATGTCTTATTTAATACAAAAAATGAATATATAGAAATGGTCAAAAACTCTCCTTTAATTCCCAAATGGACAAAAACAATCGAATCATATTTCACAAAAGAATTACGTAAAACCGAAATTGGCTACGTTTGCCACATGCCCAAATATGTGATGGAGGAAGAATTAAAGGAAATGGGTGGAGCTATCACACTAAAAAATGTATTTTATCAATTGATATTACACCCAATCAAAGTTGGGAAAAAAATGATCCAAAACAAACGTTTCGATTTTGAGAATATAAATGTACCTACATTCATTGCAAGAGCTATGAACCAAAACTTATTTCCAAATGATGATTTATTACCGAAAGAATCCTTTGCAGAAATGTTAAGTAGGATTCCAAATGCAAAAGGTGTAGAATTGAATACAAATCATTATGGAATTTTATTCGACGAATTAAAAGAAAGAGACGAATCAATCTTAAAATTCATAAATGAGAAGTAA
- a CDS encoding nuclear transport factor 2 family protein, with amino-acid sequence MNTNQNTKENLEEEFKTFINNIDKRNVVVLEESFHDQYLDHVIIKGMEDIFVSNKEKYLKSLEEGKIGGVEREVKIHSIEIKENFGIVKADLDSKVMNFQTQYTFLNQLGKWKVIHALVSAKKI; translated from the coding sequence ATGAATACAAATCAAAACACAAAAGAAAATTTAGAAGAGGAGTTTAAAACATTCATTAACAATATTGATAAGAGAAATGTCGTAGTATTGGAGGAAAGTTTTCATGATCAATACTTGGATCATGTAATCATAAAAGGTATGGAAGATATATTTGTCTCAAATAAAGAAAAATATCTCAAATCGTTGGAGGAAGGTAAAATTGGTGGAGTGGAGCGTGAAGTGAAAATTCATTCAATCGAAATCAAAGAAAACTTTGGAATTGTGAAAGCAGATCTAGATAGTAAGGTTATGAATTTTCAAACTCAGTATACTTTTCTAAATCAACTTGGGAAATGGAAAGTAATCCATGCCTTGGTATCAGCAAAAAAAATATGA
- a CDS encoding MarR family winged helix-turn-helix transcriptional regulator, whose product MRIATEQGFDLFPEQWFVLVKIIKQPGCSQSDLSRDFDDRPSMTRALRNMEQKAWIKIIPDTEDRRKHKVYPTKKGNEIYKVIVPVIQKERTRMFKSLTKEDFSKFKRIIDQIYEQSIV is encoded by the coding sequence ATGCGAATTGCCACAGAACAAGGTTTTGATTTATTTCCTGAACAGTGGTTTGTTTTGGTGAAAATAATCAAACAACCAGGTTGTAGCCAATCTGATTTAAGCCGAGATTTTGATGACAGGCCTTCAATGACTCGAGCCCTTCGGAATATGGAACAAAAGGCATGGATCAAAATTATTCCTGATACGGAAGACCGTAGGAAACATAAAGTTTACCCAACAAAGAAAGGCAATGAAATTTATAAGGTAATTGTTCCAGTGATTCAAAAGGAGAGGACTCGTATGTTTAAATCCTTAACAAAAGAGGATTTTTCTAAATTTAAGAGAATCATTGATCAAATTTATGAACAATCAATAGTTTGA
- a CDS encoding GreA/GreB family elongation factor gives MKTKKRVSITNFDYIRLKNMILEYSKRNKSNANIEDLLGEIERAQKVDSNQIKTNVVTMNSIIEIKNLDELEFKEFQLVFPNDANSEENKISILAPIATACLGYKTGDVIDWKIPSGVHQFQITSIKYQPEANGDFHL, from the coding sequence ATGAAAACCAAAAAGAGAGTTTCGATTACAAATTTTGATTACATTCGATTAAAAAACATGATTTTAGAATATTCAAAACGTAATAAATCAAATGCAAACATTGAAGATTTACTCGGAGAAATAGAAAGAGCTCAAAAAGTAGATTCGAATCAAATCAAAACAAATGTTGTAACAATGAATTCGATTATCGAAATTAAAAACTTAGACGAATTGGAATTTAAGGAATTTCAGTTGGTATTCCCAAATGATGCCAATTCTGAAGAAAATAAAATTTCTATATTAGCACCAATTGCAACTGCATGTTTAGGATATAAAACGGGTGATGTTATCGATTGGAAAATACCAAGTGGCGTTCACCAATTTCAAATTACTTCGATCAAATACCAACCGGAAGCAAATGGGGACTTTCATTTATAA
- a CDS encoding cell envelope biogenesis protein OmpA, which yields MVSKQSSEPKLSPMMAQIQKAYLKHIIFIFLFSFISMSCAWKGIPLEKRKLSPIVSQNGCESSLEIRTYRVLFILPFIDHQLKQEIPLNPSEYFIIESNSYAKPWDIVFTTIGFLFSLNSSTETLIICPKQIVLESLQKQNTNSNKQTKLAHWQSIGSPLPIHSIQFAPDDHKLADDTKEKLKSLSKEIVKSEIKYKVILVGKSHTTGDISYQTRLVKRRFDEIRQILNQEFIEENRILTLMTEREVKQPKSDPSDDSQSSILIYLVVD from the coding sequence ATGGTTTCCAAACAATCATCAGAACCAAAACTTTCCCCTATGATGGCCCAAATCCAAAAAGCATATCTTAAACATATCATATTCATTTTTTTATTTAGTTTTATTTCTATGTCCTGTGCTTGGAAAGGGATTCCCTTAGAAAAAAGGAAACTAAGTCCAATCGTTTCACAAAATGGATGTGAATCAAGTTTGGAAATTCGTACTTATCGCGTTTTATTTATCTTACCATTTATTGATCACCAATTGAAACAGGAAATCCCACTAAATCCTTCTGAATATTTTATCATCGAATCAAATTCCTACGCAAAACCTTGGGATATCGTTTTCACAACAATTGGCTTTTTGTTTTCTTTAAATTCCTCCACAGAAACTTTAATTATTTGTCCCAAACAAATTGTATTGGAATCACTTCAAAAACAAAATACAAATTCCAATAAACAAACCAAACTTGCTCATTGGCAATCAATCGGAAGTCCCTTGCCAATTCATTCGATTCAATTTGCGCCTGATGATCATAAATTGGCTGACGATACTAAAGAAAAATTGAAATCATTGTCCAAAGAAATCGTAAAATCTGAAATTAAATACAAAGTTATTTTAGTTGGGAAATCACATACAACTGGTGATATCTCATACCAGACACGACTCGTAAAACGAAGGTTTGATGAGATTCGCCAAATTTTAAACCAAGAATTCATAGAAGAGAATCGAATCCTCACACTAATGACAGAAAGAGAAGTTAAACAACCTAAGTCAGATCCTTCGGATGATTCACAATCATCAATTTTGATTTATCTTGTTGTGGATTGA
- a CDS encoding ATP-binding protein: MYLKICVLILCLFSFFNCDSHNNSQNLPTAENGSIDLTNVSFDEFNILQLAGDWKFDWQIFTLPTHLSGQTTQSHSSFPSHIGQNQFIKIGKRWKEIESGTGFASYQLKLIFPKNATNETYAIRFYQTGGAAMQVYVDGNPSLQLGKVGKNKESMEPTRNSGIVVLPNPNQVVNLLIHISNFHHDDGAFWYEPKLGKFRDIQNQFIRDLTLDSLLSGALFFMAFYHFVLFYFRRTKKLILYFGLFSITTALHSISLNGDILYHLIPNVPYRIAFSLSLIFYLAMPFYLYFLSQLYSNYFSKKIIHIYSFLCISLYTIVLFFPTEIGSQTTFLGIFLTIIGLLYSTICLFRLVFKKEELTLSLFFIQMFLLFGAINDTLYLYGIFKFSLILKYSYLSTVLFQSLLLASFFAKTFIKNETLKNELTQLNESLEQTVIVRTNEFKEAKQIAEEANHWKDKFISLVAHDLRSPLSTVYSALTLTNEEDTTVEEKSHILKQVFVILENAMSTVEHLLNLNRFQLDKGKISLQLTSIPVLKQVQQVNDTFVFELQKKSLQVQFFIPDNATVNADLSIFIEIIRNLIANAIKFSHPNGKIEFSFFETSHTSIISIKDEGTGMTNEQKKFLFTEQMTSPGTLGEKGFGIGLKLCFELMRLHNGFIRVESKTDNGSRFFLEFPKIL; the protein is encoded by the coding sequence ATGTATTTGAAAATTTGTGTTTTGATTTTATGTTTGTTTTCATTTTTCAACTGTGATTCTCACAATAATTCTCAAAATTTACCAACTGCAGAAAATGGATCCATAGATCTAACAAACGTTTCATTCGACGAATTTAACATTTTACAGTTAGCTGGAGATTGGAAGTTTGATTGGCAAATTTTTACACTGCCAACACATCTAAGTGGACAAACCACTCAATCACATTCTTCGTTCCCATCACATATTGGACAAAATCAATTTATAAAAATTGGAAAACGGTGGAAAGAAATTGAGTCTGGTACAGGATTTGCGTCTTACCAATTGAAATTGATTTTTCCAAAAAATGCAACTAATGAAACGTATGCGATTCGGTTCTATCAAACGGGTGGAGCCGCCATGCAAGTGTATGTAGATGGTAATCCGTCTCTTCAATTAGGAAAAGTTGGGAAAAACAAAGAGTCAATGGAACCAACAAGAAATTCGGGAATTGTTGTTTTACCAAATCCAAACCAAGTTGTTAATCTTCTCATACATATCTCCAATTTCCATCATGATGATGGAGCATTTTGGTATGAGCCTAAATTAGGAAAATTCCGTGATATCCAGAATCAGTTCATCAGAGATTTGACATTAGATTCTTTATTGTCTGGTGCCTTATTTTTTATGGCATTCTATCATTTTGTATTATTTTATTTCAGAAGAACAAAAAAATTAATTTTGTACTTTGGATTATTTAGCATAACAACTGCTCTTCATTCCATCTCATTAAATGGCGATATCCTTTATCATCTGATCCCTAATGTTCCTTATAGGATTGCTTTTTCTTTATCGCTTATCTTCTATTTGGCAATGCCTTTTTATTTATATTTTTTGTCTCAGTTATACTCAAATTATTTCTCTAAAAAAATAATACATATTTATTCTTTTCTCTGTATTTCTTTATATACTATAGTTCTTTTTTTTCCTACGGAAATTGGATCTCAAACTACATTTTTGGGGATATTTCTTACAATCATTGGATTACTATATTCAACAATTTGTTTATTTCGACTTGTCTTTAAAAAAGAGGAATTAACACTAAGTTTATTTTTCATTCAAATGTTCCTACTTTTTGGAGCAATCAACGATACATTGTATTTGTACGGAATCTTTAAATTTTCACTTATATTAAAATATTCTTACTTGTCTACAGTTCTTTTCCAATCATTACTATTGGCATCATTTTTTGCGAAAACATTTATCAAAAACGAAACTCTAAAAAATGAACTTACACAATTAAATGAATCTTTAGAACAAACTGTAATAGTAAGAACAAACGAATTCAAAGAGGCAAAACAAATCGCCGAAGAAGCCAATCATTGGAAGGATAAGTTTATTTCCTTAGTTGCCCATGATTTAAGATCACCACTTAGCACAGTGTATTCGGCACTAACTCTTACAAATGAAGAAGATACAACGGTTGAAGAAAAATCGCATATTTTGAAACAGGTTTTTGTCATTTTAGAAAATGCTATGTCTACAGTTGAACACTTGTTAAATTTGAATCGTTTTCAATTGGACAAAGGCAAAATCAGCTTGCAATTGACCAGCATACCTGTTCTCAAACAAGTCCAACAGGTAAACGATACATTTGTTTTTGAACTTCAAAAAAAATCACTACAAGTTCAATTTTTTATCCCAGATAATGCTACGGTAAATGCAGATCTTTCAATCTTTATTGAAATCATTCGCAACTTAATCGCAAATGCGATTAAGTTTAGCCATCCTAACGGAAAAATCGAATTCAGTTTTTTTGAAACTAGCCATACTTCAATTATCTCAATAAAAGATGAAGGAACTGGAATGACAAATGAACAAAAAAAGTTTTTATTCACTGAACAAATGACATCACCAGGTACTTTGGGAGAAAAAGGATTCGGGATCGGTCTTAAATTATGTTTTGAATTGATGAGATTACATAATGGTTTCATTAGAGTGGAATCAAAAACTGATAATGGCAGTCGGTTCTTTTTGGAATTTCCAAAAATACTTTAA